The sequence TGATCtactgaaatgattttttactatatagtatGTTAATAATAGGTATAAATCATTCTTTCGGCTTGCATTATTCTTTATAACTTGCAGACGACAGTGAAACCATTTAGTTCACAGTGACGTAATCGAAAGAAATGGTAAGTTAagattttatattctattttatgTCTGCTTTAATCTACAGAGTTGATTCTACATTAGTGTTTGCTTCAGTTTTAATTCATCGCCTTAACATACTTTGATTCTTTACCAtttagtatatattgatatttcattGTTTCTAAACTATATGCTGGATCAAAAACATCAATAAGAAGTCAATTTTGAAAAGAGAAATGATTTTTCAGAAAgaattttaatgattatttagagtacaaaacttaagaaaaaatattaaccaaGGCTTTGTTGTCAGCAACCATTTTATATTCCTCTGTTCTTAGATAAATTGTAGATATTTTTGATCATAATAGCAGTTTCCTTCAAAATGCAAATGTTAGATATGTCATTCGGTAAATTCCTTTTATAAGGTAACATCTTTTAATGATATTTCAGATCTAGATACCATTCAATTGTTCTTcgaaattgtttataaattatatattattgacaCAATGAAAATCCCACAAAGCAATTGAACAAGAAGGGTGTTTAGAACAAAACCCTGGCCTGATGACGACcacttttttattatcaaaactcAAGAAATGTTTTCATATTATAGAGAACTTCTGACATATAATTTTGGATTTTTGCTCACAacgcttttgatttttctaaatatCCAAACTTTTGCCTCTTtctatacatacattttttgtaagacCTCGTGAAATGACAGTTTTGCAGTGGTGAAGTTTAACGTGAACATACAACAACATTTTCATAGTTGTTTAGGAGAACCGTTAgaacaaaatcttaaaaaacGTTTAACGATTATCTGATTTGAACCGCTGATACAATTTTGATATATCACGATCAAACAATTTTCGCAATTTAGTGGCACTAGTACTAAAACACGATGAAAACTAAGGGGACAACCATATGGCAGCTAGGGTCACGTTTTGAAAGTGAAGTCTCATATATATGCCTTCTCATGGTGTTATACTCGTGAGGTGCCTTTTTAAAAAgacaattgttttcaaatgcATAAAATTGTTACCAATTTCATAAAGCATATAGTgctaaataataatataatattgcTGCTTTATCTTGTCTACTGACACCGAGGTGGTTTCCACTTCACAGTTCTAATCCTTTGTAAGTTAGAAACTACATGTAGTACCAAACATTTTCCATTTAAATCAGGTGCTTGAATGAATTAGGTTCATAGTTCACTGATAGAAATGTTCCCAAATCAGAATGTAAAATTTATGTGTAATACTAGATAGATTTATCACTAGTCGTTTTCATTTACAAAGGTATTATCGCGCTCAGGtgggaattgaaaaataaaataatttgtcgtaAAATCGATCGCGTATAAATTCTCAACAAATTTACCTCTTTATATTGCATTCTATCTTAGACAATTTATCTATTATTGATGTTCTCTTCAAATCCTGTCATTTGATCCCTTCGTGTTATAATTGgtttaaaagaaaatgagaaTTGTATGACCAGTTGTCTAAGGAAGATTAAAGGAAAACACAAGAGGATCCAGAAAATAGtaaggaggggggggggggggggtgtcttTGAAAAAGTACAAATCTGTTAACACGCATGCTTGTTATTTGTATAAGATGTCGAAATTTTGGGTCAGAAAGAGGGAagggggcgggggggggggggggattggCGTAATGTGTCGAAATTGTTGTGATATGATATACttggaaataaacaaatatgaaatgaacAGGATTTTAATAAGAAGGTGTTTGTGTTGCTCCTTAATGGAAAAGTGAGGGTGTTGTTCATTAAATGATGATacaattgctattttttttttttatttcgaaataAAAAGTATACCAAATATAATAGAATGTTTATGTAAGGTTCGATTTTTTCTAACATAAATCTGAAAGTGTTCGTGTCTTGCTGATAtcaagatatacaaataatcctttttcttaaaacttttaacaaatAAGTTAATGTATCCTTTTAATAAAAACACGAAAACGACATTAGCAGTGTGACCCTCCGTTAAAAATCCAGACCGTAGAACTACGGCTTTattgaacataagaaaacataatttatatggaaaaacaacatgacaatctACGAatcaataattatattttggtaatttgattaaaatatcctGAAGTCAGATgttcaacaatatttttaatttctacaCAAAGCCATAATTGATTGATTTTCTACCTATACTCTTTCGTTTTTTAAATCCTACAGAAATAATAAGATTCATACATGCAATGTGTTGAGATAAGTGACTCTCCATAGATAGCAACGAGTTTCGACCTGCTTAGTAAATATTGAACTGTCGGTAGGAGATCTCACCGGAGGGATAAATATACCTCTATATAATAACCGGACATAAAATACATGTTGTGAACAAAATATTTCGAGAGAATCTAacgaatattttaattgagttagagagaaaaaaataaaacgattTGTATAAGGTAGGTAGAtcgttaaatattttaaagttactcttttgtatacttttctatttaaactttatacatgtatatgtgtttcattatttgtttatttttcaggttaaacttttcacataaaaaagaaagatgGAAGTTGGATAATGTGATTTGATCAAAAGAAATGAAGTTTACAATTTAACTTTGGTAAAAACTTACTGAAAATGAAATACAGGGGAAGAGGGAAGTCAGCTCCCATAGCTCGCTTAACTGATATAATTTCGAGAGGATATTTTCAACAAGTTCGATTTTTCGTTGATTTGGGAATTGATATAGACCAACAAGATGTCAACAATCGTTCTCCGCTTGTGTTATGTGCGGTCATGGAACCTTCACAATGGGGAACTGGAATAGCTCGTTTACTTATAGAAAAAGGAGCAATAATTGACAGTCAAGATAAATATGGCATGAACGCTTTACATCTAGCGTGTATATACAACAGATTAGAATTAGTAAAAGTTCTTTTACATGCAATTGATTTTGATCTAGTACATACCGACAAATGGGGAAACACTGCTCTCCATTACGCCGTAAGAAGTGGGAATAGTGCCTTAGTAGAGATACTCAAAGATACATACTTACATTACAAATATACActagaaacaaaaaacaaagaagGACTAACAGCATTGGACGAAGGTTACAGGTACTCACAATCAGCATGTGTAGCAGCACTCCAAGTGAAGCATACCATGGTTAACAGCGATGATGAGTCTGTCAGTCAACATTCCGTACCACAGTTACGGCTATCACATGAACATTTGTCCTCTCGGAGTGTTTCGGATTTCAGTTTTAGACGCACTTTGAACAGAccaaaaacagcacatttttCGCATAAACCTGAATTTCCCCGGGAATGTTCTACTATGTCTAATTCGTCTAGTACTTTACTGTATCCATTTCCAGAGCCACGCAAATTCATACGACAACAACGACGCGATTTACAACCAAATGAGAAAGATCCAACAAAACTGATCTTTTGTGCGGATACTACTGATTTCAGAAACCACCCGGAATACCTTTATCAACTATTAGAACCTGGAGTTCTACCTACGACTTGCATCTTTAATCCAAGGCGCTCAAAATCAGCACTGCCGAATCGAGCATCCCCCGTATCAGACAATGGAGGCACGTTTTTCAATTGGCGAATCGAGTTTAAGAAACTGTATGTTCATTATGAATATCAATGTACACAATCGTATCGAGATTCGATGAAAACTGTACCAACATTAAGTCTAACAGAGGACAAATCCAATTCACCGTTACAGACGGACAATGAAAGTGAGGACTTCGACAAAGGTAGCAAAAAAGGGAGAAAACACAGTTCTAAACATGGAGAACGAAAACTGCAGACATCACAACAAGGCAAACGGAAGTTGTCAATAGTAGGTAGACATTCGCATTCGCCAACTTCTCTAGATGGATCTTTGGGATCTAGCAGTGAATCATTGAGCAGCGGAACATCGTCTAAACGAATGCTCTCTGCACAGAAAGACCGCCTGAAAGTGCCAAGTGACCAGCAAATTATACCAAATGGACGGACTAGTCGTGCATCTAATCGGGAGCATTCTGCCAGTAAACTAAGGGTATCTTAGATAGAGTGCCACTTAAGGAAGTAGTTAtatgtgataaaattttcatgGACACAATTTGAAATAAGTGTTTAAACTAGATAACTCGAGTATAGGCCAATTTGGCTTCAATTTTAGTGTTTATAGTTTGGTGAATAATCCAGTACTTTTAACGTTTTGTAAATTTGCCGACTCACTGACACAAGAACTATACATAACTCTACGCAATATTAACTTCATATCAAGTCATTAAAGACATTTTAAAGTCGTAACTTTgatttttgaatagttttacctACTTGTATATTGTACATGATGTGTGAACACACAGGTAGACTTTTAAAgaatgataagttttataaacaCTTCACCCCATAATCATCTTAACATGGTTCGGTTATCTCTCATAATAAAATAGGTAAGAATTTGTGAACAACTttcataatttgaataaaagtcTACTAACTATCTTACCAATggattatttgtttaaatagcTCGACTGTTTTGACGACAGAAGAATTTACCGTTTCGTAAGGGTATATACTAATAAAgaaactgtatatatatagttctttTATCCGCtacaaaataaagatgaatCCTTATATATCGTCTTTCAGACAGCATATACATTTATGAATTCGTTTTAACATTCTGTTTTGTTCCATTGAAGACGGAATtgtatttgatttgaaaaattgaaactcgagagtgaaaaaaattaatttctgaatgGCATAACATTTTGGCCCCCTAAAAATCTAATTTCATTTATGTCTCTAAACTATGTTCGCTAGCCTGTCCCAGTGTCAGTGTGCGATATCGCACGGCTTCTGTCtggtgtttgtttgttataaaaatcTGAAATACTCACCGACAGATTGGTCAAATGAAACATGAAATACTCACCGACAGATTGGTCAAATGAAACATGAAATACTCACCGACAGATTGGTCAAATGAAACATGAAATACTCACCGACAGATTGGTCAAATGAAACATGAAATCACCACAAACGTTTTATgaatttaagttaaatttagATCTAGATACATTAATGCAATGAAACAACATGGTTAGCGTTGGGTAAATAGAACTTATGAGTATTGATAACTTTACtgttaaagtatattttttttagtacaaaACAAGAGAAATTCTTCTTTTGGCGTTCTCCGTTCTGAATTGTGTCGGAGCTTTCTCGCAGTCCCGTTAATATAACGGTTTGTCGTTAccacaacaaaataaatgaaatgtataATGATGAAATTTGTATTAATCTTTGTTATCTTTGCCCAAAATTGGTTGAATTCCAATTTTACTTTCCGCTAATTTGCCTCGCATTCAATATGGccgcattgatattttttataaaacggATCATATCGAATATAACGAGTTGTTTTTCCGTCTGAAACGTTTGGGCCAATCGTGCAATTTTGACAAAACTGATGTTACCTatcataaaataactataaatgaaagtgagaatgaaaatggagagtgtgtcaaagagacagcaacccgaccaAAGTTACCGAAGCTTCAAGGCCCGCAATAGGTCTTAAAGAGGTCTTGTTAAACATTATATTCTATGACACAGAACTAAACAGACTTCTTTGTAACATTATTGGAGAATTTTAACTATCATGTTTGTCACACATGTAAATTTTTAGTGAAATATCCGGCAAACATGGTTTAACATCGTCGTTTCTGGTCTATGATTGTATCAGAACTAGGATCTTATAGTCAGAACAGTGGTTGCAGATTAAGATATTGGTGCTATGCAAACAAGAAAGAACTGGTTAGGTATATGAAAAGGGTAAAACTAATTATTGTTATAAATCTACATTAAATATATGCAGTAATTTACTGTTCTATTTCTTTCGCTGATAACGAAGTTAAAACAACACTCTTCTTAGTTTTTGCCAAATGTGAAAGTGGCGACCACCAGGGGAAACCCTGACATCAAAATCTGTCGCCGTCTTTGTTCACAAACCGTTTACTTTGTGCGTTCAGCATTGATTCCAATTGTGATTTTGGGCTGTGCGGATGCacagtttttttcatgttttataagATATTGAACACTgtattttggttttgtttgaGATGGAACGAATAATATAAATGCAAGTTCAAAtatctttacattttttataacaaGCCGAAAGCTGTTAACTGCatgctttttcttttcttttaccatgtattttgttattttttacgATATAATTGCAAGAAGAAGTGACGATATTGACGATCAATTTAAAGCtggttcattttttaaaagagtttaCATTGGTATGTCTGcaactgtttgtttgtttctttggaTTGATGTCTCTATCGAcctatgtatttattttacttgATGTAAGCGGACCCTGACTTGTCGCGATTGTCTCATCCAGCACACGTTGTAACAACTTTTATGCTTTTTTCCCTTCTTTCCTCCGCCATTTTGACGacgaatttcaatatttaaattgttcTTCGTCACAATAGCAGATAACAACAGTTTTCAACTAAAGGGTTATTAAAACACTGTTGTTTGCTTGCTAATTTACAAGTTTAAAACTGTAATTGCAAAGAACTCGAAATTGAAAATCAATTAGaatataacataattataaGTGTTACCGCCTACTGTTATTGGAATTGTATTGAATACACATTAGAGAACAATAGTTCTATAAACTGTTTTCAATATTACTTCCAGAAACCATTGATCACGCTACAAAAATTAGTGCTTATCGacatttctttaaacaatttgtCATGAGAGTGTCGTTTCTGATAACAGCTTCGTAACATATTAAGtttgctttttaactattttggattcgagcgtcactgatgagtcttttgtagacgaaacgcgcgtctgacgtatatacaaaatttagtcctggtatctatgatgagtgtatttaCTAGTAtccttttctttaaaaaaaataaccgcCACCATGATAGTTTTTGAATTTAATAAGAACATAAGATGATTATCCTTATATGATTTAATTGTCAAAGGATAAAtcgaaaatattttattaactgtaaGAAACGAATAGTTTTGAAAAATTGGTTGATAGTAAAAGACGTCCACACGTTTGAAGAgaagaaaaatgtgtttaaatcgCCAGGTTTTCTTAACgaacttatattaaaaattcattCCCCTTGATCATTTACTATAGGATCACACCCTTCATATATCTGTTTACAAACAATGAACATTTGCACACCCGATTATTTTTTAACGCCTGCTTCATGAAATTATTGCTTGAAAAATCTTGGAGGTTGAAAGTAAAAGTCGCTGAGTGCAATAAGATTAAGTATAGATATTCTTGTTGCATGCTTGACCAAGACGACAGTACTGCATGTAACTACTCCGAGCATGTAAATGTAACACCACCAATGAAAATATGGTTTTAGCTTAGTTTCACTTATACATACACTACTGAAATATACTCGGActatagctgaatatgcggtagTGGTtttgctcagtgttgaaggccgtaaagtGACCTATAGTAatcaatttctgtgtcatttgtttcTCTGTGGAAAGTTGTGtcagtggcaatcataccacatcttttttttgtattatataccAAATACAATTAgggtggccgagtggtctaagtagttactactgtaaacACTGTCCAGTCAACACCGAGGTTGTGAATTCGAACCCCACTCGTGCTGCGGGTGCAcgcgactccaatcttaattgactaggattatCAGTTTTCCTACCGAAGTCTGAGGTTTTCACCGGGCACTCATGCTTTCTTCACCAACAAAAACTGGCAGCCGATGAAATAGATAAAAggcggtgcttaaaagtggcacTGAAACACCAAAGAGCAAATCAAATCATTATTGGTCAAAATAAAAACGCAGGTGCTTTGGAAGGATAAACAAGTTCCGCATGTGCATGGCATCTGCTGTGTGGTATTATGCAGTTGAATAAATCTATaggtccccccccccccccattttcaTATTTAGTCAGCCCATTAATGATGCTATAGATACTATGTAACATTAATAATGTAAgtaacagatatatatatatttcatatgaacAACATATTTTCGTAAATTGATGAAATGacgttttatattcatttgaagaAGGACAAATCAAAAACACCTAATGGTAACGATTgtacataaaacaaatttgcaCTGATGTTTTGTCACTAGACATGAGCAAATAGCAGTCAATTGTCATATGCAGCTATGGACATATTTCTGAAGAATGTTTCATATCGTTAAACAGTGTTTTTCGTGATATATTCAGACAAGTTAAACTAAATGGAAAGTATAACTAATATTTGCATAGAGCTTATATAGATAATGGAATGGAACATTTCTGACACCTACTGGTGTAGTTCTGtcaaatataaagaaacaaaaatatctttattgaataattcaaaattgttaGTGTTATCAAGTACATTAAATAAAGAACCATTTCAAAGGTTTGTTTACTCTGTGTGTATTGAATTCTTCAAAAGACCATTAATCTTTCTTGAGAAGACGTACAAATAAAGGATCAAAAACTATCGTACAAAGAAAAATCTGTAATTAACGTTGACCAATCCAATAGATGGGTTATATAAAGCACACAAAGCTCATATTGGATAAACTTCTCCCTTATAATTACCACCATAACGGTATGTGTTAAAAGGAGGAAATCGGCGTGTCCACGTTTATGTAAAGATCCTGTACATAAAACGGGGAAAATCTTTAAAGAAATTGGATAATGAAATGTTCCATAAAATAACCCTATAAAGTTTATTAGAAAAAttgatcatatatattttacaaactttatgCGAAGAGACACGCGGACTGGAGAACCTATAACTTAGTATTCTGATAAAACaatgaatattgtaaaatatgatCAAAGATAGAGATCAGTAGATGATGTAATGCAAGGATAAAAATGACAaccgtaaaacaattcaaacaggaaaatcaaacaaacaacaactgaaCAACAGGTTTGAACGACTTAAAATAAGATCTAATCCCTAACTATATCACAGAGTGACCGAGAAGATTTCAAATCCTGCGAGTCATGGTGACATCGCGTCAACagataaacaacaataaaaactaGAAGAAATATTGAATTGGCTTAATTCTAAGTCTTGCATATGGAAAAATAACTAACACGGTTTAAACACCATGGTACACAACACACACAGTAAAATAAAGGTATCAACAGCAATCATCGATATAAACCGTACACGTTAATGAGACACAAATGCACAAGTTAAATTTCAACAGACAACAGCCggttaaaaaagtataaaagatTGCAGACAAAGTGTGCCATACTCTTAAATATCAAGTATATAAACCATCAGTCATTTCAGTTTTATAAcccaaaatattatcaaatcaaaaagtttgaaaaaaacccTAATTCTGATGATTTTCCACAGTCCCTTGGTAACTGTGGCTTTGAGAATTGAAATATTCGTAGTCATCTATGCCACAGCTACTCCTTAACAGCCATTTAACACAATCATGATGATGAACagaaaattttcaaagaaaGGATTCAACTTAACCATTTGAAGGAACATTGGATCAAAATATTGTGAGACATATCATTTCAACTCGGAGATGTGTAACTCATATGCTGGTGCTACTGTAACGTTCACCACGGGGGGAAAAGTCATGTCATTTGTCGTAAAGCATATATATAGTTCTCACCCCATCCTCTCAGCCAGCTTTATAGAAAAGAAGCTGTTATTATTATATCtgtgttatcttttttttcatgaagAATGGGAAAGCAATCATTTACACAATTTTATAGAGTGAAATCAAGATAACATATGTTTCGTAATCTGAATCATTATCTTTTGAGTATGTAAAGATAGTCATGTCTTGCTTATGACCCTCACAGGTCTTgttataacatttgttttcattacaaTATAATTTGGGGTTTTCTTTAATAAAGTAATGTTGTGTTAGTAGCATTTACGATGCTGAAAAGAAGTTAAGATTCAAGACATAATGCACGATCCGTCATTATCCattaatgaattatttaaacTCCATGCCGACCGTGCAAGACCCTTATGGGTAGTCACTCCCTGGTAACCCCATGCCAAAATATAGACTGTTTATTATCAGAGAACATTCTTACAGAACgtaagacaatgttaaacatttaCTATTTGGATATTTGATGGATTGAAAggaaaatcaaatatatctaCGCctgaatataaaatatcagtAATATAAGAAACATAACTCTAGTTATCAAATTATTATCAAAGCTTCACATCAAATAAAGCATTAAATGTCGACATAGTTATACTGCTTGGCGCATTTCCAgtctttattttgaattaattttggTTTTTGGATATTGCTTTTCACCAAAAAAGttagtttttaaatgtttgtgaatgaaattttattcttttatgaAAACTGAGGAAATTTTTAAAGATCTGTAAATCtgtacacatttttttccaattgagaaaaaaattaattgtgaAACATTTGCCCAACTATATACTACGAGGCTTACTTCCAGAAAAggtttgaaaataattataacagAATATAATCTAGTTTTTCTCACGTTGACCGATAAAATGGttcaattgcaaaaaaaaaacaacaaacatacaCTTGTTTTATGTCATCACAAACATCTGCAAAAGCAAGATCTAAAActttaacataaacataaaattaaatatttccaGAATAGACAAGCCTAGACGAGAACTGTTATAGGTTTAATTCCAAATATTAGAGCTTATCACAATCAAACATGtaataattatacaaaacaaaataaaaaatactcaTACTCAATTACACATCAAAAGtaaaagcaatattttttttatatttgaaaatatacctAGTATGATAAAAATTTAGGCAGGTATTAAGAAGTAATCgctgtataaaaaaatatatctttatttaccaAAGTCATAACAACTATAGCCATACAACATATAAACTATACAAATTATACATAGATAGCAGAAGGTAATGTGTGAAACATATTACATCATGTTAGATCTTATTTTTTGTGCACGAAATATAAATTTATCCAAATTACATAATTCTCTAAGATTTATtagaaccagagacatatatacatatagattcttacattgataccagtggattatcggatttatccaatcgagatagttaaaattatcaattttaaagttcgagccgcctcggctcgatagttaaattataaattttaaagttctcgccgaggcggctcgaactttaaaattgacaatttaactatctcgattagataaatccgataatccactggtatcaatgtaagaatctatatttatcatatattgtaTGTTTATAATCTGTACATAAtttacacatgtcactataataaataattgacTAACTTAACTTAACTAACTTATAGTTTGATTAGTTCATCTTGCATAGATTAcatagtcctgtcatgtaagtttgtcattttagtgttatatgcATCATTGACATttaagcgggaggtttggctagccacaaaaccaggttcaatcgaccattgttttcttaaaatattctgttccaagtcaggaacatgtccattgttatattatagtttatttctgtgtatggTACACTTTAGTGCtgtgttgtgtcgtagttcttcttttgtattttatgtgttaccctctgttttagtttgtaacccggatttatgAATtccgaacagcggtatactactgttgcatttatttaccgtagctgtatttggcacaaccttttggaattttgggtcctcaatgctattcaactttgtgcttgtttgactttataacactTTTGAtctgatcgtcactgatgattcttacGTAGACGATACGcacgtctggtgtattaaattataa is a genomic window of Mytilus trossulus isolate FHL-02 chromosome 1, PNRI_Mtr1.1.1.hap1, whole genome shotgun sequence containing:
- the LOC134718713 gene encoding uncharacterized protein LOC134718713 translates to MKYRGRGKSAPIARLTDIISRGYFQQVRFFVDLGIDIDQQDVNNRSPLVLCAVMEPSQWGTGIARLLIEKGAIIDSQDKYGMNALHLACIYNRLELVKVLLHAIDFDLVHTDKWGNTALHYAVRSGNSALVEILKDTYLHYKYTLETKNKEGLTALDEGYRYSQSACVAALQVKHTMVNSDDESVSQHSVPQLRLSHEHLSSRSVSDFSFRRTLNRPKTAHFSHKPEFPRECSTMSNSSSTLLYPFPEPRKFIRQQRRDLQPNEKDPTKLIFCADTTDFRNHPEYLYQLLEPGVLPTTCIFNPRRSKSALPNRASPVSDNGGTFFNWRIEFKKLYVHYEYQCTQSYRDSMKTVPTLSLTEDKSNSPLQTDNESEDFDKGSKKGRKHSSKHGERKLQTSQQGKRKLSIVGRHSHSPTSLDGSLGSSSESLSSGTSSKRMLSAQKDRLKVPSDQQIIPNGRTSRASNREHSASKLRVS